The Pan troglodytes isolate AG18354 chromosome 8, NHGRI_mPanTro3-v2.0_pri, whole genome shotgun sequence genome window below encodes:
- the LOC129136211 gene encoding uncharacterized protein LOC129136211: protein MFTHQPTWDDCQQLLRILFTTEERERIQIEARKLVLGDDGQPTANPDLINATFPLTRPAWDYNTAEALQKIHQEIWPKLKELYETSPPPTPNPYQPGDWVLVKRHRQENLEPRWKGPLQVLLTTPTALKVEGIASWIHYTHVKPVDQTSDLLGPITAAAEAPDTWTVDRAKNNPLKLTLRRQHSSLQTCRISLTASFMAAGLAGGALGHTLIESNKLYQQFAVAMEESAESLASLQRQLTSLAQVTLQNRRALDLLTAEKGGTCMFLKEDLFLHK from the exons atgttcacccaccagcccacttgggatgattgtcagcagctcctccgaattttgttcaccacggaagagcgagagagaatacagatagaagctagaaagctggtcctgggggacgacggtcaaccgactgccaaccccgacctcataaacgcaacctttcctctgaccaggccggcgtgggactacaacacggcagaag ccttacagaaaattcaccaagaaatctggcccaagctgaaagagctatatgagaccagtcccccaccgacacccaatccgtaccagccgggagactgggtcctggttaagcgacaccgacaagagaacctagagcccaggtggaaaggaccactccaagtactcctgaccacacccaccgccctgaaggtagaaggcattgcatcgtggatccactacacccacgtcaagccagtggaccaaacctccgaccttctggggccaatcacggcggcggctgaagcaccggacacgtggactgtggacagagctaagaacaaccccttaaaactcaccctgcgccggcagcatagctcactgcaaacatgca gaatctccctcaccgcatccttcatggcggccggactggctgggggagccctaggtcacaccctcatagaaagtaacaagctgtaccaacaatttgccgttgctatggaagagtcagctgagtcccttgcctccctccagcggcagctcacgtccctagcacaggtaaccttgcagaaccggagggccttagacctactcactgctgaaaaagggggtacgtgtatgtttctaaaggaagacttgtttctacataaatga